A genome region from Actinomycetota bacterium includes the following:
- a CDS encoding metallophosphoesterase: MLVKLIADVHGDLQAVLREASSCDVLLVLGDLINVIDYENAGGILADVYGSDAVRTFSELRRTGRHDEARAHLASLGQGREEDMRAAFLRGIESAHRDFCSSLPDNVVLTFGNVDVPDLIRAHVPPHVRFVDGEVLDLDGTRFGFVGGGLPKVGIPGEVSLDDYAAKVDALGRVDVLCSHVPPAIDDLVHDVRADLREPGSEALLSYIRTHQPSHVYFGHVHYPRVATTQVGTSVLVNVGHHFRSTGCALVHPVLPS, encoded by the coding sequence GTGCTCGTGAAGCTGATCGCCGACGTCCACGGCGACCTCCAGGCGGTCCTGAGGGAGGCGTCGTCCTGCGACGTCCTTCTGGTCCTGGGCGACCTGATCAACGTCATCGACTACGAAAACGCCGGCGGCATCCTCGCCGACGTCTACGGATCCGACGCCGTCCGGACGTTCTCCGAGCTGCGGCGGACCGGCCGCCACGACGAAGCCCGGGCACACCTGGCCTCGCTGGGGCAGGGCCGCGAGGAGGACATGCGGGCGGCCTTCCTGCGCGGCATCGAGTCCGCGCATCGGGACTTCTGCTCCAGCCTGCCGGACAACGTCGTGCTGACCTTCGGCAACGTCGACGTCCCGGATCTGATCCGCGCCCACGTCCCGCCGCACGTCCGGTTCGTGGACGGCGAGGTCCTGGATCTGGACGGCACCCGCTTCGGCTTTGTCGGCGGCGGCCTGCCGAAGGTGGGGATCCCGGGGGAGGTGTCCCTGGACGACTACGCAGCCAAGGTCGACGCCCTGGGACGGGTGGACGTCCTGTGCTCCCACGTCCCTCCCGCCATCGACGATCTCGTCCACGACGTCAGGGCCGACCTCAGGGAGCCGGGCAGCGAGGCGCTGCTGTCCTACATCCGGACCCACCAGCCCTCACACGTCTACTTCGGCCACGTCCATTACCCTCGGGTGGCCACGACACAGGTCGGGACTTCGGTCCTGGTCAACGTGGGACACCACTTCCGCAGCACGGGTTGCGCGCTGGTGCACCCGGTCCTGCCATCTTGA
- a CDS encoding cytochrome c-type biogenesis protein CcmH — MRPPRALVVLLVCAGFAGFVACASPEVTTRSIETQVWSPYCPGRLLSECTTSQAADLREQIDTRVKAGQSERQIMSWLRDNYGDEVLARPSGDRSGRLIWLVPLAAAASGAVLLAGIIRRWSRPVPAASTPPREDMTEQERRYWVGRVRSEAAERGPDSG, encoded by the coding sequence GTGAGGCCCCCCCGAGCGCTGGTCGTGCTGCTGGTGTGCGCCGGCTTTGCCGGCTTCGTGGCGTGCGCGTCGCCGGAGGTGACCACCAGGTCCATCGAGACGCAGGTGTGGTCGCCCTACTGCCCGGGCAGACTGCTGTCGGAGTGCACGACGAGCCAGGCGGCCGATCTCCGCGAGCAGATCGACACCCGGGTGAAGGCGGGCCAGTCGGAGCGGCAGATCATGTCCTGGCTTCGCGACAACTACGGCGACGAGGTGCTGGCACGGCCGTCCGGGGACCGCTCTGGCAGGCTCATCTGGCTCGTGCCGCTGGCGGCCGCGGCGTCGGGAGCGGTCCTTCTGGCGGGGATCATCCGGAGGTGGTCGCGTCCCGTGCCGGCCGCGTCCACACCCCCGCGCGAGGACATGACCGAACAGGAGCGCCGCTACTGGGTCGGGCGGGTGCGGTCCGAGGCGGCCGAGCGGGGGCCGGACTCGGGCTGA
- a CDS encoding pyridoxamine 5'-phosphate oxidase family protein, protein MPLPRSMLRMTPEELDGFLREERTARVATVSASGEPHVAPLWFVWHDSALWVTSLRKSRRAADLQSGSRVAACVDAGGEYRELRGAVLYGSMSAAESEAQFDAARLAYGDKYWGGTQAPVERSHEWLVLRPDRIASWDFRKIPTGKDRRLRQAES, encoded by the coding sequence ATGCCGCTGCCCCGGTCGATGCTGCGAATGACCCCCGAGGAGCTGGACGGCTTTCTGCGCGAGGAGCGCACCGCGCGCGTGGCGACGGTGTCGGCGTCCGGCGAGCCGCACGTGGCGCCGCTCTGGTTCGTGTGGCACGACTCGGCTTTGTGGGTGACTTCCCTGCGCAAGTCGCGGCGGGCGGCCGATCTGCAGTCCGGCTCCCGCGTGGCGGCGTGCGTCGACGCCGGCGGCGAGTACAGGGAACTGCGCGGGGCGGTGCTGTACGGCTCGATGTCAGCCGCGGAGTCCGAAGCCCAGTTCGACGCCGCCAGGCTCGCCTACGGCGACAAGTACTGGGGAGGGACCCAGGCCCCCGTCGAGCGCAGCCACGAGTGGCTGGTCCTTCGTCCGGACCGCATCGCGTCCTGGGACTTCCGCAAGATCCCGACCGGTAAGGACCGCCGCCTCAGGCAGGCCGAGAGCTGA
- a CDS encoding SRPBCC family protein: MSTETVHSDISIAAEAGAVLAVLLDVEDYPSWAKAVKSVRVLTHDDDGRPGDVEFEVAPGPLPRMRYVLRYGYGDNRISWDYVEGDMRDLRGSYVLTQADDDSTTVVYELAIDPGTIPLPGFVKARAAREITKVALQELKRRVERA; this comes from the coding sequence ATGTCCACCGAAACGGTCCACTCCGACATCTCGATAGCCGCCGAGGCCGGCGCCGTCCTGGCCGTGCTGTTGGACGTCGAGGACTACCCGTCGTGGGCCAAGGCTGTGAAGTCGGTACGGGTGCTCACGCATGACGACGACGGCCGGCCGGGCGACGTCGAGTTCGAGGTTGCACCGGGCCCCCTACCGCGGATGCGCTACGTGCTCCGCTACGGCTACGGCGACAACCGCATCTCCTGGGACTACGTCGAAGGCGATATGCGCGACCTGCGCGGGTCCTACGTCCTGACCCAGGCCGACGACGACTCGACGACCGTCGTCTACGAGCTGGCCATCGACCCCGGGACGATCCCCCTGCCGGGATTCGTGAAGGCGCGAGCGGCACGCGAGATCACGAAGGTGGCGCTCCAGGAGCTAAAGCGCCGGGTCGAGCGGGCCTGA
- a CDS encoding TIGR03621 family F420-dependent LLM class oxidoreductase encodes MSPRPFRFGVQLRASGTRSDWVDSVRRAEDLGYETVFMPDHFGDQFAPIPALMAAADCSGMRIGMAVLDNDYRHPVVLAKEAATLDVLSDGRLELGIGAGWMRTDYEQSGIRYDPPAVRVDRFEEGLKVLKGLFADGPFSFRGKHYAVSELDGRPKPVQRPHPPIFVGGGGRRVLGIAAREADIVGINFDLRGGEVNAELGTQATPDVVNRKIGWIRDAAGERFDSLELNNLVYMAQVTDDRPGVAAMLAPAFGLSPEQALEVPFALVGTTDEIADDLRARREAYGISYVVMPEDAYVALGPVVKALAGT; translated from the coding sequence ATGTCACCCAGGCCGTTCAGGTTTGGCGTCCAGCTGCGCGCATCGGGCACGCGCTCCGATTGGGTGGACTCCGTCCGGCGCGCCGAGGACCTCGGCTACGAGACCGTGTTCATGCCCGACCACTTCGGCGACCAGTTCGCTCCGATCCCGGCCCTCATGGCGGCGGCGGACTGCAGCGGCATGCGAATCGGCATGGCCGTCCTGGACAACGACTACCGGCACCCGGTCGTTCTGGCCAAGGAGGCGGCGACGCTGGACGTGCTGTCTGACGGCCGCCTGGAGCTCGGCATCGGCGCGGGCTGGATGAGGACCGACTACGAGCAGTCGGGCATCCGCTACGACCCGCCGGCGGTGCGGGTGGACCGGTTCGAGGAGGGCCTCAAGGTCCTCAAAGGGCTGTTCGCGGACGGGCCGTTCTCATTTCGCGGCAAGCACTACGCGGTGTCGGAGCTGGACGGACGGCCGAAGCCGGTCCAGCGTCCCCACCCGCCGATCTTCGTCGGTGGCGGCGGCAGGCGCGTCCTGGGCATCGCGGCGCGCGAGGCGGACATCGTCGGGATCAACTTCGACCTGCGCGGCGGCGAGGTGAACGCAGAGCTCGGCACCCAGGCGACGCCGGACGTCGTCAACCGCAAGATCGGCTGGATCCGCGACGCCGCCGGCGAGCGGTTCGATTCCCTGGAGCTGAACAACCTGGTCTACATGGCGCAGGTCACCGACGACCGCCCGGGCGTGGCGGCGATGCTGGCCCCGGCGTTCGGGCTGAGCCCGGAGCAGGCGCTGGAGGTGCCGTTCGCGCTGGTCGGGACAACCGACGAGATCGCCGACGACCTCCGGGCCCGCCGGGAGGCCTACGGGATCTCCTACGTGGTCATGCCGGAGGACGCCTACGTGGCACTCGGACCGGTCGTGAAGGCGCTCGCGGGAACCTGA